One Desulfovibrio sp. UIB00 DNA window includes the following coding sequences:
- a CDS encoding iron-containing alcohol dehydrogenase: MSTDLKSMHMGQITSFFIPNVTLVGEGCSKEIPARLKSINGAKPLVVTDQGIVNAGILKVITDILDAAKMKYAIYDKTIPNPTDKNVAEAFDLYKKEKCDSIVTLGGGSSHDCGKGVGFLAGNGGKIHDYEGVDKSKKPFPPYVAVNTTAGTASEMTRFCIITDTSRKVKMAIVDWRCTPSVAIDDPVLMMGMPPALTAATGMDALTHAVEAYVSTAATPMTDACAEKAMEYINRYLRRAVANGRDKEAREGMCYAQYLAGMAFNNASLGHVHAMAHQLGGFYDLPHGECNAILLPHVCEYNRISSRRRFGRIAQLLGELTQGISADEASRKAITAINILSKDVGIPDGLIALGKKYGKEVREADIPTMTANAQKDACGLTNPRSMTDAAVAAIYKAAL, translated from the coding sequence ATGAGTACGGATCTTAAGAGCATGCATATGGGTCAGATCACCTCGTTCTTTATCCCCAACGTCACCCTGGTGGGCGAGGGATGTTCCAAAGAGATTCCTGCTCGATTGAAGAGCATCAATGGTGCGAAGCCGCTGGTTGTAACTGACCAGGGTATCGTCAATGCCGGTATCCTTAAAGTGATCACCGACATCCTTGATGCCGCCAAGATGAAGTATGCCATATACGATAAGACCATCCCGAACCCCACGGATAAAAACGTTGCAGAAGCTTTTGACCTGTACAAAAAGGAAAAGTGCGACAGCATCGTTACCCTTGGCGGCGGCAGCTCGCATGACTGCGGCAAGGGCGTAGGCTTTTTGGCTGGCAACGGTGGCAAGATTCATGACTATGAAGGCGTGGACAAGTCCAAAAAGCCCTTCCCCCCGTATGTTGCTGTTAATACCACCGCTGGCACCGCCTCTGAAATGACGCGTTTCTGCATTATCACCGACACCTCGCGCAAGGTGAAAATGGCCATTGTTGACTGGCGCTGTACCCCCAGCGTGGCCATTGACGATCCCGTCCTGATGATGGGCATGCCCCCGGCCCTGACCGCAGCCACCGGCATGGACGCCCTGACCCACGCCGTGGAAGCCTACGTTTCCACTGCCGCCACGCCCATGACCGATGCCTGCGCTGAAAAGGCCATGGAATACATCAACCGGTACCTGCGCCGCGCCGTTGCCAACGGCCGGGACAAGGAAGCCCGCGAAGGCATGTGCTATGCCCAGTATCTGGCTGGTATGGCCTTCAACAATGCCAGCCTCGGCCACGTGCACGCCATGGCTCACCAGCTTGGCGGCTTCTATGACCTGCCCCACGGCGAATGCAACGCCATTCTGCTGCCCCATGTGTGCGAATACAACCGCATCTCCAGCCGTCGCCGCTTTGGCCGCATTGCCCAGCTTCTGGGCGAACTCACCCAGGGCATCAGCGCTGACGAAGCCTCTCGCAAAGCCATCACCGCCATCAACATCCTGTCCAAGGACGTGGGCATCCCTGATGGCCTGATCGCCCTTGGCAAGAAATACGGCAAGGAAGTACGCGAAGCCGATATCCCCACAATGACCGCCAACGCCCAGAAGGACGCCTGCGGCCTTACCAACCCCCGCTCCATGACGGATGCGGCTGTGGCGGCTATCTACAAGGCGGCCCTGTAA
- the yedF gene encoding sulfurtransferase-like selenium metabolism protein YedF gives MEQFDCRGLACPQPVMRTRDALAAGANALEVLVDNEPARENVRRFLEGRGFTVAASQEGPDCWRITASAGESAASAPQQAEEASRPLGETNRTLVLITTETIGRGDDGLGAKLMGNFVATLPELGPRLWRIVLINGGVKLASQPGPALDALKKMATDGVSVLVCGTCLAHFGLLEAKQVGDTSNMLDIVTSLDLADKVIRP, from the coding sequence ATGGAACAATTTGATTGCAGAGGGCTGGCCTGCCCCCAGCCCGTCATGCGCACCCGCGACGCCCTGGCAGCAGGAGCAAATGCCCTGGAAGTACTGGTGGACAACGAGCCTGCCCGGGAAAACGTGCGGCGCTTTCTGGAAGGTCGCGGCTTTACTGTTGCTGCCAGCCAGGAAGGCCCCGACTGCTGGCGCATCACGGCGAGTGCTGGTGAATCTGCGGCATCCGCTCCGCAGCAGGCCGAAGAAGCATCACGCCCTCTGGGTGAAACCAACCGGACGCTGGTACTCATCACCACTGAGACCATTGGCCGTGGCGATGACGGGCTGGGCGCCAAACTCATGGGCAATTTTGTGGCAACCTTGCCGGAGCTCGGGCCTCGCCTGTGGCGTATTGTACTGATCAACGGCGGCGTTAAACTTGCATCCCAGCCTGGCCCTGCGTTGGATGCCCTGAAAAAAATGGCAACCGATGGCGTTTCTGTGCTTGTGTGCGGCACCTGCCTTGCGCACTTTGGTCTGCTGGAAGCCAAGCAAGTGGGCGACACCTCAAACATGCTTGATATTGTCACCAGCCTTGACCTGGCAGACAAAGTCATCCGTCCCTGA
- a CDS encoding bacteriohemerythrin, with product MGIALQVVIIAALGGLAALGGIQGISWLVVGIIFVCAGANIWLWLSGRSRAARLAQYLEAQTSAPAADGDVEQRAMQCIESLRETLKTKADAQVVESLQAQNSELAKQLKESEELVVTLRGRREKGVIALHKAHSVCTRLSGDMRKLASLITDVNGGVAVQRDRLEETGAAMERVADSASQASLRVRELSESAQNSSASAATGEQEVEGAVGSIDSVRDTIVQLKEAMAGLGEKASNIGQVMSVINEVADQTNLLALNAAIEAARAGEAGRGFAVVADEVRKLAEKTMGATKEVEEAVKAIQDETRRNVLTVDKAAQLSVDAADKATNAGDVMRTILQSMADTAGHLASIAAGAAEQSEQSAGTSGALEEVREVAESTSKNMEMFTASLLTFQSGMEELDMIVNALVAGDFDQALSDKFVEWTPKLELHVPLVDREHKLLVEYINELHQAMTHNKPVSEMITVLKKLRDYTATHFGDEERLFNVPAYKAAAEHMKIHKKFVAKLDEVEEQLRMGTATVSMDLLTFLKDWLVQHIMGTDPTYLPYLKPEDKEPAKR from the coding sequence ATGGGCATTGCGCTTCAGGTAGTAATCATTGCCGCTTTGGGCGGTTTGGCCGCTTTGGGTGGTATACAGGGTATAAGCTGGCTGGTGGTCGGCATTATTTTTGTCTGCGCCGGTGCAAACATCTGGCTCTGGCTGAGCGGGCGTTCCCGCGCTGCCCGTCTGGCACAGTATCTGGAGGCTCAGACTTCAGCGCCAGCTGCTGATGGCGATGTGGAACAGCGGGCCATGCAGTGCATTGAAAGCCTGCGTGAAACGCTGAAAACCAAGGCGGACGCTCAGGTTGTGGAATCCTTGCAGGCGCAGAACAGCGAACTCGCCAAGCAGCTCAAGGAATCTGAGGAACTTGTCGTAACCTTGCGCGGGCGGCGCGAAAAGGGCGTTATCGCCCTGCACAAGGCCCACTCGGTGTGCACCAGACTTTCTGGCGACATGCGCAAGCTTGCCAGCCTCATTACGGACGTGAACGGCGGCGTTGCCGTGCAGCGTGACAGGCTGGAGGAAACAGGCGCGGCAATGGAGCGCGTGGCCGATTCTGCCAGTCAGGCCTCCCTGCGTGTGCGTGAACTTTCCGAGAGCGCCCAGAATTCAAGCGCCAGCGCAGCCACGGGCGAGCAGGAAGTGGAAGGCGCTGTTGGCTCCATTGACAGTGTGCGTGACACCATCGTGCAACTCAAGGAAGCCATGGCTGGTCTGGGCGAAAAAGCTAGCAATATCGGTCAGGTCATGAGCGTCATCAACGAAGTGGCGGATCAGACCAATCTGCTGGCCCTCAACGCCGCCATTGAAGCGGCGCGCGCTGGCGAGGCCGGGCGCGGATTTGCCGTGGTGGCCGACGAGGTGCGCAAGCTGGCTGAAAAAACCATGGGTGCCACCAAGGAAGTCGAGGAGGCCGTAAAGGCCATTCAGGATGAAACACGGCGTAATGTGCTGACTGTGGACAAGGCCGCGCAACTGAGCGTGGACGCGGCAGACAAGGCCACCAATGCCGGTGATGTGATGCGTACTATTCTGCAAAGCATGGCGGATACCGCCGGGCACCTTGCCAGCATCGCTGCCGGTGCCGCCGAGCAGTCCGAGCAGAGCGCCGGAACCAGCGGAGCGCTGGAAGAAGTCCGAGAGGTGGCAGAGAGCACCTCCAAAAACATGGAGATGTTTACTGCCTCGCTGCTGACGTTCCAGAGCGGCATGGAAGAGCTGGATATGATCGTCAATGCGCTTGTTGCAGGCGACTTTGATCAGGCCCTCTCCGACAAGTTCGTGGAGTGGACGCCCAAGCTTGAACTGCATGTGCCCCTGGTGGACAGGGAACACAAGCTGCTGGTGGAATATATCAACGAACTGCATCAGGCCATGACGCATAACAAGCCTGTGTCTGAAATGATCACGGTGCTCAAAAAGCTGCGCGATTACACGGCCACCCACTTTGGCGATGAAGAAAGGCTGTTCAATGTTCCCGCCTACAAGGCCGCAGCGGAGCATATGAAGATTCATAAAAAGTTTGTCGCCAAGCTGGATGAGGTGGAAGAGCAGTTGCGCATGGGCACCGCCACTGTGAGCATGGATCTGCTGACCTTCCTCAAGGATTGGCTGGTACAGCACATCATGGGCACAGACCCCACCTATTTGCCCTACCTCAAGCCTGAGGACAAGGAACCCGCTAAGCGGTAG